GCTACATCGTCCCAAGAAGGTCGTGGCGGTTACCTCGGCACCATTTTCATGGCGCTTTCGTTTACAATCGTCAGTTTCACTTGCGTCGCCCCGTTTATGGGAGGCTTTGCCGGTCTGGCTGCCTCGGGTAAGATGAGCCGGCTGCAACTTTATAGCGGCGGATTGGTATTCGCCGCCACCTTCGCGGCCCCATTTTTCCTTTTGGCGCTATTTCCGAGTCTGCTCAAGAAACTGCCCAAGAGCGGTTCCTGGATGAATACTGTGAAGGTATTCATGGGCTTCTTGGAAATGGCGGCGGCCCTCAAATTCCTTCGCACAGCGGAAATTCGCTGGTATAGCCCACCTGTGCTTTTCACCTACGATTTTGTGCTCGGTATCTGGATCGCCCTTTTATTGCTGGCCGGGCTCTATCTTTTGGCGATGTATCGGCTCCCTCATGACGAACCGATGGAGCACATCGGCGTTTTTCGGCTATTTTTCGCCATTGCGGCGTTCTCCCTGGCGGCCTATCTTTTTCCCGCTTTATTCCCGGGCAAAAACGGTGAGAAAAATCGCCCGGCCGGAATCGTGTTCGCCTGGGTGGATGCGTTTCTACTGCCGGAGTCGGAAGAAACCAGCTCTACCGGCCTCATCATTTCGTCCGACTTGAAACGAACGCTCGAAGAAGCCCGTCGTAAGAACAAGCTGGTCTTCCTCGATTTCACAGGTGTCACCTGCACGAACTGCCGGCTCAACGAGAAAAACGTTTTCCCGAAACCGGCGGTGGCCGATTTGATGAAGAAGTATCTGAACGTGCAGATGTATACCGATACGGTTCCAGCGAATCTTTACGAAGGCACGGCCTCCGACGAGAAGCGGGAGAAAGATGCCGAGGCGATTCTGGAATTTCAACAGAAGGTGCTGAATACGATTCAGTTGCCAACCTACGCGATTTTGAAGCCGGTTGAGGGGGGAAAGTATCAACTGGTGGGCACCTACGAGGAAGGCAAGATCAACAATGTAGAGGCTTTCGTTAACTTCCTCAAGAAACCTCTCGAAAAATAGGCTGGAATTGACCCGAGATCGAAATTAAGGTATGATTTAATAAGCATGTTGCGAAGTCTCTTCTGCGTCTGGTTTACCATTTTCAGCCTTTTCGGGCCGGTGCTCTGCTGTTGTATTTTGAAGCCACTGGCCGCTGCTGAACCGTTGAATTTCAGTTCTGAAGCGACGCCGGAAGCGGAGCCAGTCGATGAATGCCCTTTCTGCAAGGCCGAAAAAGCCAAGACGACCCATCCTGCTAAACCGCAGCCCTCTCCGCCCAAAGAAAGTCCGATTAAGTGCCCCTGCCAGGGACAGATCACTCAGGTGGATCTGAACATTCCGCCCGCAAATACCTCGGCGGAACTGAGCTGGAATCTCAGTCAATGGGATGGGGTTTGGGTTTATCTCGTTCAAAATCCGACAACTGAAAATCTAACTCCCCTTGATTTCGCATTCGAGCGGCCCCCCTGGCCGATGGCTCTTCGCGATTCACTCGCTTTGCTGCAGATCTTACGCTGTTAACGGACAGTAGATTCTCAAATTGGATCTTTAACCTCGTCGTTCAGGAGCTAGGCTTCCTGACACCAAGATTTGTTCGACACTATTTCAAGTGAGATGAATTCCATGATTACGAAACTAATCGCGGCCTCGGCCGCTCTGATGATGGGTATTACCCTGGGTTTCAGCGGTGCGAGTTCCAGCAACCGAAATTGCTGCACCGAGGGTGCGGCCTGTTGCTTCGAAGGTTCGCCTTGCTGCGAATCGTATGGAAACTGCTGCTATGAAGGTGCGGCCTGTTGCCTTGAAGGTTTGCCTTGCTGCGAGTCGGTGAAAGCTACTTCGGCGACGAGCAAATCCTGCTGTGGCGCAGGCTCGGCTTGCTGCGAAGTGGGCGCTGATTGCTGCACCGAAAGCAGCAAGTAAGAATGCGAAAGGGGTGGGTTTGAAAACCCACCCCCCATCATCACATTAAAAAAAGAGGGCCCTGCCGAAGCAGGGCCTTTTCGTTTAAGTTTATTTTCTCGCTCTGATTAGCACTTAGCCCACCAGTTCCTTGATCGGCAACACATCGGCTTCCTTGTCGGCGGCCAGATAGGTAGGACGACCCAGGTTGTCGCGGATCTGAGCCTTGGGATCAAGACCCAGTGCGGCATAGATCGTCGCATAAAGATTGTTGATCTTAACCGGGTTGTCTTTGACCATTTCGCCGCCGGCATCGGTCGAGCCGACCACTTGGCCGCCCTTGATGTTACCACCAGCGACAACCACCGACCAAGCTCGAGGATAGTGGTCGCGGCCACCGTTCTGATTGATGCGAGGAGTTCGGCCGAAGTCGCCCATCCACACTACAACCGTGTCTTTCAAGCGGCCCGACTTTTCGAGGTCTTCAATCAAAGATCCCATGGCTTTATCGAGCGTCGGCAAAGCCCGAGTAGCGAGAGCATTGAAGATACCGGCGTGCATGTCCCAACCACCCAGTGACACTTCGACGGCGACAGCTCCGGCTTCGGTTAATTTCTTGGCCAGCAAGCAGCCTTTGCCGAAGTTGTTATTACCGTAGCGGGTAATGTCGGACTGATTGTTCAGAGCAAAGAGATCCTTCTTGCTGCTGACCACCAGATTCATGGCCTTGCCGTAAACTTCCTGGTGGGACTTCGAAGCGTCCTTATCCAGGTGGGTGCTGTGCTGGAAACCCGCTTCCAGCTTGTTGAACATGCTTTCGCGGGTTTTCATGCGGTCGGCCGTCACATCCGAAGGAGTCTTGATATTTTCGGGAGGAAGACCGGGGTTTTGTACGTTGAACGGAGCATAGCGCATCCCGAGGAAGCCGGGGCCGCGTGATCCGCCGCCGGCCGAGATGAAGGAAGGCAGATCGGTTTCATTTTCGCGATTGAGGTAGCTCAGAACCGAACCGATCGAGGGGAAGTCGACCAGCGGATTCGGGGAGCGGCCGGTGTTCATGAGGGTGGTGCCCCGCATGTGATCGCCTTCGGTCGTCGTCAGGCTGCGGATGATGGCCATGTTCTTCATCTGCTTGGCCACGGTCGGCAGGTGTTCGGAAATTTGGATGCCGCCTACCGAGGTGCTGATTGGCTTGTGTTCGCCGCCGTTGGCGTGACCGGGTTTCATATCCCAGAGGTCGATCGTGGAAGGTCCGCCGCCCATCCACAGGATGATCAGGCTCTTCTGTTTCTTTTTCAATTCCTTGCTTTGTGCGTGAATCGAATTCAAGAAAGCCAATCCCGGAAGGGACATGGCCGACATCCCTGCCATGTGACTCATAAAATGCCGACGATTCTGGGTACCGAACATTTGAATCCCCTTCGAGGTTGGTAATCTCTTTTATTTCTTGTTATCAGCTTAGGTTCTAAACTTCATTTGAGCAATTGGAATTTCTTATCTGAATATGATAAAAGACGGGTGGCCCGGCGGATTAGTTCCAAAAACGATAAAAAGATTCGGACAGAATTTGTCCGATATTCGATTATTCCCGTAACAGCGGCATTTGGCTCTGGAATTACAAATATGGCGACGACAGAAAAAGCTCCGGACGGCCAGATTGCCAAGGAAATTGCCGCGATTTACGAGCGGATGACCGCCCAGATCGGTCAGGTGATCGTCGGGCAGCAGCAAGTCATCGAACAAATGCTGATCGCCATGTTCAGCCGCGGGCACTGCCTGCTGGTCGGGGTGCCCGGCCTGGCCAAAACCCTGCTCGTCAGCACCGTCGCCCGGGTCATGCACCTTTCCTTTAAACGAATCCAGTTTACGCCCGATTTGATGCCCGCCGACATAACCGGCACCGAAATCCTTCAGGAAGATCCCGAAACCGGCAAGCGGAAGTTCGACTTCCTGGCCGGTCCGGTCTTCGCCAACCTGATCCTGGCCGATGAGATCAACCGGACGCCCCCGAAAACGCAGGCTGCTTTGCTGGAAGCGATGCAGGAGCATAGTGTTACGGCTGGCGGTCGGACTCACGCACTGCCAACTCCGTTTTTTGTCCTGGCCACCCAGAACCCGATCGAACAGGAAGGAACCTACCCGCTGCCGGAAGCCCAGCAGGATCGCTTCATGTTCTCCGTGAAGGTCGACTACCCGACCCGTTCGGAAGAAATCCAGATCATGAAGTCGACCACGGCTTTGGAGAAGCCCAAGGTCGAAGTGATTGTGGATGCCAAACAGATTATCCGTTATCAGGATTACGTGCGGCAGGTCGTTGTCGGCGATCACATCTTCAACTACGCGGCCGAGATCGTTCGCTCCACCCGGCCCAAGGAAGTCGGCTCCACTAAATTCGTGCAGGAACATCTCACCTGGGGGGCCGGCCCGCGAGCCAGCCAGTTTTTGATCCTCGGCGGCAAAGCCCGGGCCATTCTGCGCGGTCGGCACCATGTCACCACGGAGGACATTCGCGAAATGGCCTATCCGGTACTACGGCATCGCATCATGCCGAGCTTCCAGGCCGAGGCCGATGGCATTTCAACGGATATGATCATTAAACGAATTCTGGAAAACACCCCGTTGCCCCAGGAAGAGGCGGCCAATCGGCTGCGGAAATCGAGCGCATGAGCAGCGTCTTCGATCCCACCGAACTGAAACGCTTTGGCGGCCTGGCTTTACAGGCTCGCCAAGTCGTCGAAGGTTTTCTGACCGGTTCGCATCGCAGTCCCTACAAGGGGGCTTCGATTGAATTCGCCGAGCATCGCCAGTATTCCCCGGGGGACGAGATCCGTCACATCGACTGGCGCGCTTACGGCAAAACCGACAAATATTTCGTCAAAGAGTACGAGGAAGAGACCAATCTCCGCGCGTGGCTAGTGGTCGATGCCAGCGGTTCGATGAAATATCGGGGGAAAAGCCCGCTCAGCAAGTGGGAGTTTGCTCAGCAGGCGGCGGCCGCACTTTCCTACCTGCTGTTGCATCAGATGGATGCCGTGGGGCTGATCCTGCACGATTCCACGATCGGATCGGTACTCCCCACAAAAGCTCAACCTCGGCAACTCCTGCGAATCTGCAAAATGCTGGAAAGCGTCACTCCGCAGCGCGACACCGGTTTGTCCCTCGTCTGGACGGAAATTGCTAAACGCTATCTCCGTAGCCGATCCATCGTGATTCTGATCACCGATATTTTCGACGATGCGGCCCAGGTTCATCGAGCTTTGCAGCAATTTCGCTATCAGAATCAGGAAGTCATTCTGCTGCAGATTCTGGCGCCTGAGGAGGTCGAATTCCCGTTCACCCGGCCTTCCGAATTTCGATCTCTTGAGGGTAAAGATCTGCAGAGAATTCAGCCTCGTCAATTGCGCGATGAGTACCTGCGTCGGCTCCAGGAACATACGGATGAGATCAAAAGAATCACCCGTCAGTTGCGAATTGATTACCTGAGAATGCGAACCGATGAGCCGATGGATCGATTACTGGGGGCTTTCTTGCGTCGTCGGCACGGCCAGCGCGGTTAGCGGCCTCAGTTGATATCGAAAGTCCAGTCTTGGGTCCCATACTTCGCGGCAACCTTGCTCTCAGCCAGACCAAACTCATTCTGAGTGATGGCATCCAGCGTGCCGCCAAACTGCGTCTGAAAAAAAGCGAACAGCCTCTCCGCAATTTCACCGCGTTCTAACCCGGTTTGCCGTTTCAAAGGGCTGACTCGCTTAGAGGCGCTGGAAACCCCCTTTTTATCCGAGAGTTTCTCCCGGCTGATTCGAAGCACCCGGAGCATTTCTCCCGGGTCCATGTCGTAAGCGAGCGTGGTGTGATGCAGAACGTGACCGCCGCGACGGCACTGGGCCGCACCGCCGATTTTGCCGTCCGAACAAGCGATATCGTTGATCGGTACATGGTGGGCATCTACCCCGAGATTTCTCAATCCGGCAATCAGCCAGGCTTCGCAAATTTCGTAAGACTGGCGAATGGATAAGCCGCTTAAAAGTGTTTCAGGCAGATAGAGCGAATACGTGATGGCCCCGTGCGGCTGAAGAAACATCGCTCCGCCGCCGGTCATGCGACGGACGAGACGGATTTTTTCCCGTTCCACATAATCCAGATCGACTTCGTTGCTCGGCGATTGCGAACGACCGATAATCACGGCCGGGGCATTCCAGCGCCAGAAGCGCAAAGTGGGGGGGCGATGCCCGGCGATCACTTCTTCCAGCAGAATTTCATCCAGGGCCACGTTGAGTTCGGGACTGAGGGCTTGTTCGGGAATCAATTTCCAGGACTGGGATTTCCAACGCTCGGTTAAATCGCGAATCTCATCCGCTGTAAACGCCCCGATGCGAGGCAGCGGTAATTCGAGATTTACCGCTAGATCGCCTACAGCCCGGCGGATGGCGATCGCCATCGCTTCCGACGAGGTGCCTAGCAGTTCTACCTCGACGGGTAACGCGGCCCTTATGCGGGCGGCCAGCGCCGCCACATCGGCATCCGCCCAGTATCCCTCGAGAGCTCGCGAGACATTTTCGAGGCTCGTTTTCGCCGCCGCTTCCGGATGAACGAAAAAATCCCCCGAAAAACTCACGTTTTTGAGCTTGTTCTCCAAGACTTCGAGATGAACGGAAACCAACTTACCACCCGGACTTTTGCACTCGCCCTGCTTCAAGTGACAACCTTGTTACAAGAAACCATTTACCATTGAAGATCGTCTCAGTTACAACTAAGCATCGGCCCAATCGTCTGAGAGATCCTCATGTTGACCCGATTTTTCCTCTATTCTATGGTCCTGGCCCTGCTTTCGAACCCCTCGGTCCGAGCAGCAGACGCCTCGGATAAAGAAATATCCAAGATTCTGAATACCCACTGCCACCGCTGCCATGGCCAGAACGGCTCGATCGAAGGCGGAATGAATTACATCACCGATCTCAATCGGCTCTTGCAAAAACGGCTGATTGTGGCCGGCAAACCTGAGGAATCGCCTCTTTTAAAGAGAATGGTCAAAGGGGAAATGCCCCCGGGCGATGAAGTGCCTCGCCCTTCGCCGGCTGAGATAGAAAAACTTCGCAAGTGGATAGCCGAAGGGGCCAAGCTGGAAAACTCTTCCGCGGCCGCCCCTTGGATCGCGCCGTTACAGGAACTGCAGTGGATTCAGGACGATCTGCTGAAAATCGAGTCCCGTTCTCGAAAATTCCAACGCTACATCAGCTTCACGGCCATTTCGAATGCCGGAGCGAACGAAGACGAGTTGAAGACCTATCAGAATGCTCTTTCGAAGTTGATCAATTCGCTTTCCTGGCATCCGGAGATTCGAATTCCCCAGAAGGTCGATGCCCGGGGTACGCTTTATCGCATCGATCTCCGCTGGTATCTCTGGGATGCGGTTCTCTGGAATCGAATTCTCCAGGATTACCCTTATGGCATACAAACCGACAGCTTCCTGGAACGCGTTATTGCCAGCCTCTCGTCCAGTCGGCTTCCCGTGATTCGCGGGGACTGGTTGATTGCCACGGCGAGCCGGCCACAGTTGTATCAGGATATTTTGCGCCTGCCAGCCGCGTTACCGGAGTTGGAACGACAACTCCGCGTGGAATCGGAAATTGACATCCAACAGGACCGCGTGATTCGTGTGGCATTCAACGGATCGGGCATCTCTAAAAACAATCGCATACTCGAACGGCACGTCGGCTCGACGGGATATTATTGGCGAACGTATGATTTCGAGGAAGTTCCCCAGAATCTGGTGGATCGCGGCAATCTCCTCCCCGATCGCCGCAATGTGTTTGCCTATCCCCTGGGGCCGGGAAATCTGGTCGAGCAGTTCCAGCACGCGGGCGGAGAGGCCATTTTTCGACTGCCCAACGGTTTACAGGCCTACTTCATCATGAACGCCGTGAATAACCGCCTGGATAAAGCGCCGGTGGCAATCGTCAGCGATCCGAAACGACCCGACCGGGCCGTGGAGCTGGGCATCTCCTGCATGGGCTGTCATATCACCGGGATTCTGCCCAAGGCCGATCAGATGCACGATCATCTTTTGAAAAATGCCCGGGCTTTCAAAAAAGGGGATCTGGAGACCGCTCTATCGCTTTACCCGGATAAAGAACGGAGTTTGAAACAGATGGAGCAGGACAGTCAGCAGTTTCAAAAAGCGCTGGCAATGACCGGTACGCCGAAATCGAAAAATGAACCCATCATCGCACTTACGCAGCGTTACGAGGGAGATCTGACGGCCATCCAGGCCGCGGCCGAATTGGGTTTACCTTTCGAAGAGATGCAAAATCGTCTGGCAAATCTCCACGACTTGAATCGCAATGTGGGGGCACTTCGCGTGTCCGGAGGTGTGATTCCTCGCCAGGTCTGGCTTCAAGCCTATCCGGATCTGGTCACGGGCCTCCAGGTAGGCCATATTTTCCAGGCGAACCGGGATAGTGGCCGCTTGCCCGACAACACCGGGGATGTCGATCCTTTGGAAAATATTTCGGGAACGGCGAACGCGATGGTTTTTACCGGCGATGGTCGGACAGCCTTTCTGGCTTCCGGCGACAAAACGATTCGAGTGATGGATGTGGAAGGCCAAAGAGACGGGAAAAGATTCATCGGGCACTCCGCGGCGGTGTGGGCGATTGACCTCTCAGCGAACGAAGAATGGCTGGTTTCGGGGTCTGCTGACCGCTCGGTAAGAGTTTGGGAACGAAAAATATTCGAGGAAAAAATTCGCTTTGAAGGTCACGACAGTACTGTCACGCAGGTGAAATTTGGACCTTCGGGGACAATTTTCTCAGCCGGGATGGATGGAAAACTGCTCGCCTGGGAGAGAAAAAATCCGAAAGAATATTTTCGAAAATGGGATTTTGGCCTGCCGATCTCCTTTTTTGCCCTAGATTCAGCGGGCGACAAATTAGCCGTTGGGTTCGATTCGAAAGTCCAAATTCTTGATATCGGTACCCAAAAAATTCTTTCGGAACTGCTTCCAGGCGGGGGAACTATTCGCGGAATTATTTTTTTAAACGACCAGGAATTGGTGCTGGCGGGGGAAAAAGGAACCGTTCAGCGGTGGAATTTTGTTTCAAAAAATAAATCTAATGAGTGGCAGACCGGCCATGGAATTCTGACTTTCCTGGCCGTCTCAGCGGACAAAAAACGATTTCTGACTGCGGGATCCGATAACAAAATATCCGTTTGGAACTTCGGGAACGCCAAACCGCACAAAACATTTGGCCCTTTACCACAATCGGTAGCCGGAATTTTTTGTACCTCGAGCAACAAACAAATTATTGCGGGGACAAAAGAGGCGGGATTTAAATTCTGGAAGAATGATTGAGAATTGCAAAAATCGGACGGAGTAAAACAGGCTATTTGCGAAGTTCGCTAATATGCGGAATATGTATCGGCTTTTCCAGGGTTGTAATCGGTTGGAGTGCCTGAGTCTTAGAGCCGCTCCAGGGTGTAGGCATGGCTAGGACAGGCCCGATGAGCAGGGTCCAGAGCGAAAGCAGCACCACAGGACGGAAACGCATTTTAGAACCTTTGCATTCCTACAAAAACCAGAAGTCCTTGATAGTTCATAATTCGCACTTTGTAAAGCAAAATAAAGCCGGATTTTCAGGGAAAATTCGGTTTAATTATGAGAATTAAGCTGGAAAAAGAAAAAACCCACGCTGGGGGTTCAGCGTGGGTTTGGGAGGAGGTAGCCCAAGGGGGTTGGGCTTTCGCATAAGAGCACCGGGGGAGGTGCTGTTTATTCAAATCAGCAAATGATCGGGGGGAAAACTCGCTGAATACTGAGGGATTCCTTCCTGTTGGTGGATACCTTGTGAAGGCAGATTTTAAGATCTGCCTTCACAAGGTCCTGTCCTGAGTTCCGGCTCAGGACTCTAATTCTCTGTTCCGACCCAGGTCGGCTTTAAGTGAAATAAAGTGATGCAGCTGTCATGCCAAAGAGAAGATTTCCAGTCATCTACATCACAAGTGGTTGTTATGATGGGACTTATGAAAAGTCAGCCAATTTCTCGAGGAGGAAAATTGTATCCCGTGTGCAAAAAGTACAGAGACAAATTGTAAAATTGTAAATTGTATAGGGCGCTTTCAGCGGTCAGCTTTCAGCGGTCAGCTTTCAGCGGTCAGCATTCAGCTTTCATTGCAGATAGTCGTGTGAATACTCTTCAGTGAACGAACTGGCAATGATTTGATATGAGCCAGGGCTCCTAGACAACTCACCCTTACGTCAGCAGACACTTGATCACTGGCCTCTTTTTTCTCATTTCCTGAATATGTCGTTTACTGCTCATCTGGCCAGAGCTCTTATAATCCTAGCTGACCGCTGAAAGCTGAAAGCTGAAAGCTAATAAATAGATTCTAAGCGCATAAAAAAAACCCACCTCGTTACCGAGATGGGTTTTCTTGTAAAAAAGCCGGCAATAACCTACTTTCGCGCTGGAAGCACTATCATCGGCCCTGGAAGCTTAACGACCGTGTTCGGAATGGGAACGGGTGTGGCCTTCCAGGTAAGCTCACCGGCAAATCGCCTGTATATCAGAAACAAATTGGTTGGGTTGTTGCAATCAAACTTCCACGATCTCTTCAAGAACTCATTGAGTTTGAAAAGTGTGGCAAAGCGTTCGTCTGTTAGTATCAGTTAGCTTAGAATATTACTATCCTTACACATCTGACCTATATACCCGGTCGTCTACCGGGAGACTTCAGCAAAGCAAGGATACCTAGTCTTGAGGGAAGTTTCACGCTTATATGCCTTCAGCGTTTATCCATTCCGCACGTAGCTACCCAGCGATACGACTAGCGTCATAACTGGCACACCATAGGTGCGTCCCTCCCAATCCTCTCGTACTAGGGAGGAAGCCTCTCAAGTATCCTGCGCCCGCAACAGATAGGGACCGACCTGTCTCACGACGGTCTAAACCCAGCTCACGTACCGCTTTCATTGGCGAACAGCCAAACCCTTGGGAGCTTCTCCACCCCCAGGATGCGATGAGCCGACATCGAGGTGCCAAACCTCCTCGCCGCTATGAACGCTCAGAGGAGATAAGCCTGTTATCCCCGGAGTACCTTTTATCTGTTGAGCGATGGCCTTTCCATTCAGAACCACCGGATCACTAAGCCCTACTTTCGTACCTGCTCGGAGCATCCTCCTCGCAGTCAAGCACCCTTATACCTTTACGCTCGAAGCCCGATTGCCAACCGGGCTGAGGGTACCTTTGGACTCCTCCGTTACCTTTTAGGAGGAGATCGCCCCAATCAAACTGCCCACTTAGCACTGTCCACCGCCCGGATTCACGGGTCGGGGTTAGAATTCAAACACAACAAGGCTGGTGTTTCATCGACGACTTCAGCTCGCCCGAGAGCGCGCCTTTATAGTCTCCCAGCTACACTACGCATGTTGGGTCTAAACCCAATACCAAGCTACAGTTAAGGTTCACGGGGTCTTTCCGTCTAATTGCGGGTATGTCGCATCTTCACGACAACTACAGTTTCACCGAGTCGCTCGTGGAGACAGTGTTCCAGTCGTTACGCCATTCATGCAGGTCGGAACTTACCCGACAAGGAACTTCGCTACCTTAGGACCGTCATAGTTACGGCCGCCGTTTATCGGAGCTTCGGTCGCCAGCTTCACCTTACGGTTAACCGTCTCCCTTAACTTACCGACACCGGGCAGGCGTCAGACTCTATACTTCCTCTTACGAGTTCGCAGAGTCCTGTGTTTTTAGTAAACAGTCGCTAGAACCTTTTCACTGCGACCACCACGGATGGTGGCACTCCTTTTCCCGAAGTTACGGAGTTAATTTGCAGAGTTCCTTCACGAGCGTTCTCTCGAGCGCCTTAGAATATTCATCTCACCTACCTGTGTCAGTTTTAGTACGGTCGATTTAATTGTCCGGCAGTGGCTTTTCTTGGTTGATAATCTAGAGACTTCGGGATCGTAAAAGCCCTCGTCTTTCGACCCGCCTAATCTAGCAGGCGGTACTCCTTCAAATCAACGTCACACGCCTTCGATCGCATAAATCGGTTACGGAATATTAACCGTATGTCCATCGTCTACGCCTTTCGGCCTCGACTAAGGGTCCGACTAACCCTGGGCGGATTTACCTTCCCCAGGAAACCTTAGGTTTACGGCGAACAGGATTCTCACCTGTTTTATCGTTACTCGTTCCGGCATGATCACTTGTCAACTGTCCATGGCTCGTTATCCGTACCACTTCGCCCTGTTGACAACGCTCTCCTACCATGCTTGCGCATTCACTGCTTCGGTTTTATGCTTAGTCCCGTTCATTATCGGCGCAGGATCCCTCGACCAGTAAGCTATTACGCACTTTTTAAATGGTGGCTGCTTCTAAGCCAACATCCTGGCTGTCTTAGGAATCCAACTTCCT
The genomic region above belongs to Telmatocola sphagniphila and contains:
- a CDS encoding DUF1501 domain-containing protein encodes the protein MFGTQNRRHFMSHMAGMSAMSLPGLAFLNSIHAQSKELKKKQKSLIILWMGGGPSTIDLWDMKPGHANGGEHKPISTSVGGIQISEHLPTVAKQMKNMAIIRSLTTTEGDHMRGTTLMNTGRSPNPLVDFPSIGSVLSYLNRENETDLPSFISAGGGSRGPGFLGMRYAPFNVQNPGLPPENIKTPSDVTADRMKTRESMFNKLEAGFQHSTHLDKDASKSHQEVYGKAMNLVVSSKKDLFALNNQSDITRYGNNNFGKGCLLAKKLTEAGAVAVEVSLGGWDMHAGIFNALATRALPTLDKAMGSLIEDLEKSGRLKDTVVVWMGDFGRTPRINQNGGRDHYPRAWSVVVAGGNIKGGQVVGSTDAGGEMVKDNPVKINNLYATIYAALGLDPKAQIRDNLGRPTYLAADKEADVLPIKELVG
- a CDS encoding lipoate--protein ligase family protein encodes the protein MKQGECKSPGGKLVSVHLEVLENKLKNVSFSGDFFVHPEAAAKTSLENVSRALEGYWADADVAALAARIRAALPVEVELLGTSSEAMAIAIRRAVGDLAVNLELPLPRIGAFTADEIRDLTERWKSQSWKLIPEQALSPELNVALDEILLEEVIAGHRPPTLRFWRWNAPAVIIGRSQSPSNEVDLDYVEREKIRLVRRMTGGGAMFLQPHGAITYSLYLPETLLSGLSIRQSYEICEAWLIAGLRNLGVDAHHVPINDIACSDGKIGGAAQCRRGGHVLHHTTLAYDMDPGEMLRVLRISREKLSDKKGVSSASKRVSPLKRQTGLERGEIAERLFAFFQTQFGGTLDAITQNEFGLAESKVAAKYGTQDWTFDIN
- a CDS encoding protein-disulfide reductase DsbD family protein produces the protein MTSKLHPLVLIAALLTLAALPQLASAQDMALAEIGFKLPATRDLKPDLDVIAENIVKEESNTATFAAFVLAAAAFGIITLLTPCVFPMIPITVSFFLKQGEKKKANPLALATVYTATIVIVLGVAAVTLIKEFRDLAVNPWVNVALAFLFVFFAMSLFGMFDIVLPSFLVRATSSQEGRGGYLGTIFMALSFTIVSFTCVAPFMGGFAGLAASGKMSRLQLYSGGLVFAATFAAPFFLLALFPSLLKKLPKSGSWMNTVKVFMGFLEMAAALKFLRTAEIRWYSPPVLFTYDFVLGIWIALLLLAGLYLLAMYRLPHDEPMEHIGVFRLFFAIAAFSLAAYLFPALFPGKNGEKNRPAGIVFAWVDAFLLPESEETSSTGLIISSDLKRTLEEARRKNKLVFLDFTGVTCTNCRLNEKNVFPKPAVADLMKKYLNVQMYTDTVPANLYEGTASDEKREKDAEAILEFQQKVLNTIQLPTYAILKPVEGGKYQLVGTYEEGKINNVEAFVNFLKKPLEK
- a CDS encoding AAA family ATPase, coding for MATTEKAPDGQIAKEIAAIYERMTAQIGQVIVGQQQVIEQMLIAMFSRGHCLLVGVPGLAKTLLVSTVARVMHLSFKRIQFTPDLMPADITGTEILQEDPETGKRKFDFLAGPVFANLILADEINRTPPKTQAALLEAMQEHSVTAGGRTHALPTPFFVLATQNPIEQEGTYPLPEAQQDRFMFSVKVDYPTRSEEIQIMKSTTALEKPKVEVIVDAKQIIRYQDYVRQVVVGDHIFNYAAEIVRSTRPKEVGSTKFVQEHLTWGAGPRASQFLILGGKARAILRGRHHVTTEDIREMAYPVLRHRIMPSFQAEADGISTDMIIKRILENTPLPQEEAANRLRKSSA
- a CDS encoding DUF58 domain-containing protein yields the protein MSSVFDPTELKRFGGLALQARQVVEGFLTGSHRSPYKGASIEFAEHRQYSPGDEIRHIDWRAYGKTDKYFVKEYEEETNLRAWLVVDASGSMKYRGKSPLSKWEFAQQAAAALSYLLLHQMDAVGLILHDSTIGSVLPTKAQPRQLLRICKMLESVTPQRDTGLSLVWTEIAKRYLRSRSIVILITDIFDDAAQVHRALQQFRYQNQEVILLQILAPEEVEFPFTRPSEFRSLEGKDLQRIQPRQLRDEYLRRLQEHTDEIKRITRQLRIDYLRMRTDEPMDRLLGAFLRRRHGQRG
- a CDS encoding c-type cytochrome domain-containing protein; this encodes MLTRFFLYSMVLALLSNPSVRAADASDKEISKILNTHCHRCHGQNGSIEGGMNYITDLNRLLQKRLIVAGKPEESPLLKRMVKGEMPPGDEVPRPSPAEIEKLRKWIAEGAKLENSSAAAPWIAPLQELQWIQDDLLKIESRSRKFQRYISFTAISNAGANEDELKTYQNALSKLINSLSWHPEIRIPQKVDARGTLYRIDLRWYLWDAVLWNRILQDYPYGIQTDSFLERVIASLSSSRLPVIRGDWLIATASRPQLYQDILRLPAALPELERQLRVESEIDIQQDRVIRVAFNGSGISKNNRILERHVGSTGYYWRTYDFEEVPQNLVDRGNLLPDRRNVFAYPLGPGNLVEQFQHAGGEAIFRLPNGLQAYFIMNAVNNRLDKAPVAIVSDPKRPDRAVELGISCMGCHITGILPKADQMHDHLLKNARAFKKGDLETALSLYPDKERSLKQMEQDSQQFQKALAMTGTPKSKNEPIIALTQRYEGDLTAIQAAAELGLPFEEMQNRLANLHDLNRNVGALRVSGGVIPRQVWLQAYPDLVTGLQVGHIFQANRDSGRLPDNTGDVDPLENISGTANAMVFTGDGRTAFLASGDKTIRVMDVEGQRDGKRFIGHSAAVWAIDLSANEEWLVSGSADRSVRVWERKIFEEKIRFEGHDSTVTQVKFGPSGTIFSAGMDGKLLAWERKNPKEYFRKWDFGLPISFFALDSAGDKLAVGFDSKVQILDIGTQKILSELLPGGGTIRGIIFLNDQELVLAGEKGTVQRWNFVSKNKSNEWQTGHGILTFLAVSADKKRFLTAGSDNKISVWNFGNAKPHKTFGPLPQSVAGIFCTSSNKQIIAGTKEAGFKFWKND